DNA sequence from the Pseudomonas fluorescens Q2-87 genome:
GATCTGCCCGGCGCCCTTGGACGATTCTTCGTTCAGCGGGATGCGGATCATGCCATCCGGGGCGGTCATGGCCTTGGAGGTCAGGCCGGTGTATTCGCCCTTGATGTCGAAGTAACGGATCTCGCGGAAGTTGAACAGTTTCTCGTAGAAGCCGGCCCAGTAGGCCATGCGCCCGCGATAGACGTTGTGGGTCAGGTGGTCGATGATTTTCAGGCCTGCGCCCACCGGGTTGCGGTCGACGCCTTCAAGAAACACGAAGTCGATGTCATAGATCGAGCTGCCATCGCCGAAACGGTCGATCAGGTACAGCGGCGCGCCGCCGATGCCCTTGATCGCCGGAAGGTTCAGCTCCATCGGGCCGGTCTCGATGTGGATCGGCTGGGCACCGAGTTCCAAGGCACGCTTGAAGGCTTTTTGCGAATCCTTGACCCGGAACGCCATGCCGCATACCGACGGGCCGTGCTCGGCCGCAAAGTAAGACGCCACGCTGTGGGGTTCGTTGTTGAGGATCAGGTTGATCGCGCCCTGGCGATACAGGTGCACGTCCTTGGAGCGGTGGGTGGCCACCTTGGTGAAGCCCATGATCTCGAAGATCGGCTCCAGGGTGTTGGGAGTCGGCGATGCGAACTCGATGAATTCAAAGCCCATCAGGCCCATTGGGTTTTCGTATAGATCGGCCATGTCGGCGCCTCATTATTCTTATCAATTAACAGAAAAACGTTAGTTGCTAGTCATGTCGAGGGCATGCGGTGGCGCGCAGGAGATACCGCGAACGCTGCGGGCGAGGAAATCGCCGTAGATCAGTTGAAACCCAAGTATCTTCATTGTCGACCCAAGGCTCTCGCGGGCGAGGCTTCTGCTGCCAGAAGACGTTATTCTTATATGCGTAAATCGATTCTACACAGCGTAACCGGATTTGTCCGCCTCCTGTATCAAATCGCCTTTTCCGCCGACCGCGCAAGGGGTTTGTTGCACAGGAAAATACCTGCCAGGATCAACCCGCCACCCAGGCACATCAGGGACGTGAACCGTTCGTCCAACAGCAGCGCTCCCAGCAGCACCGCCGTCAATGGGTTGAGCGCAATGAACACACCCGAACGGGTTGCGCCGATGCGGCGAATGCCGTCGTACCAGGCGATGTACGCCAGGGCCGACCCCAACACGCCGAGATAGAGCAGGCTCAGCCATTGGCGAATGTCCAACCCGCGCAAGGGTTCGAGGCCAATCTCGCCGGTAGCCCCGCAGGCCAGCCACAACATCAGCGTACCCAGCAGAATCGACCACGTAACGGTCTGCAACGGACCCAGGCTGTCGTTCAGGCTTCTGGAAAACAGTGAGTAGACGCCCCAGCCCAGCACGCAGCCGAAAATC
Encoded proteins:
- the hppD gene encoding 4-hydroxyphenylpyruvate dioxygenase codes for the protein MADLYENPMGLMGFEFIEFASPTPNTLEPIFEIMGFTKVATHRSKDVHLYRQGAINLILNNEPHSVASYFAAEHGPSVCGMAFRVKDSQKAFKRALELGAQPIHIETGPMELNLPAIKGIGGAPLYLIDRFGDGSSIYDIDFVFLEGVDRNPVGAGLKIIDHLTHNVYRGRMAYWAGFYEKLFNFREIRYFDIKGEYTGLTSKAMTAPDGMIRIPLNEESSKGAGQIEEFLMQFNGEGIQHVAFLTDDLIKTWDQLKGIGMRFMTAPPDTYYEMLEGRLPNHGEPVDELQARGILLDGASEQGDKRLLLQIFSETLMGPVFFEFIQRKGDDGFGEGNFKALFESIERDQVRRGVLATE